Part of the Zingiber officinale cultivar Zhangliang chromosome 6A, Zo_v1.1, whole genome shotgun sequence genome, TATGGAATGCGATGATTGCTTGCTATGCACAGAACGGATGCCCCACAGAGGCCATTCAGTCATTCAACAGGATGAGGAAGCTCGAttcaggtgtcgaactggatgaGATGACTTTTTCGAGCGTTATATCATCCTGTTCACAGTTGGGGAACTTGAGGTTTGGATTGTGGATTGAGCAGTATATGCACCTGCTAGGAATTGAATTGGACGATCACTTGAGAACTGCTTTTATTGATTTATACTCAAAATGTGGCCGCTTGGAGAAATCCTTTGAGCTGTTTGCAGAATTGAGGAAGAGGGATATAGTGTCTTATAGTGCAATGATTATGGGCTGTGGCATCAACGGGAGATCTAATGATGCGGTTGAATTGTTTCAGAGGATGTTAGGTGAAAAAATTCTGCCTAATTCAGTGACTTTTATTGGGCTTCTTTCGGCATATAACCATGCTGGTTTGGTTGAGGAAGGCTACAGGTGTTTCGCCTCCATGtccaaaaaatataaaattgcACCAATGGTAGATCACTATGCAATCATAGTGGACCTTCTTGGTCGTAAGGGTAGGTTGGATGAAGCATACCGATTGATCAGAAAAATGCCGATGCAACCTCATGTCGGCATTTGGGGAGCCTTGCTTATGGCTTCTAGGCTTCATGGCAACATAGAACTTGGAGAGATTGCTGCAAGGAATTGCTTTAAGATGGAGCCTAAAGAGATTGGATACTATATTCTTTTAGCCCGTCTCTATACTGAAGTTGGGAAAATCAGCAAGGCTGAGAAAGTGAGGAAGATGGTAGAAGAAAAAGGATTATCTAAGACACCAGGATGTAGCTGGGTAGAATGAACTGCAAACCAGGAACAACTGATTCAGGGGGCTCATGTGACAGCTACAAATTACCGTGATCTCGTTTAAACATTCTTTAGTCATAAAATGCATAGTTTGTGAAGTTCCTTATTGCTAACATTAGCAGTTCTCTGCAAAGGATTGCTTTTGAGAGCAAATAATGATTTACTTTTGCATTCCATGGAGGAATTGCGAACAGAGCGTGCATCTCGGGTTGTTATGACAGTGTTGTTTACATAGATAACTGACCCAAAATCTTTCGCAGGCACGAAGAATGGTAGCATACAAGTTTTTTATGATCTAGTTTTGTGGTGGTGACCAATTCTTTTAAACGATTCCTGCAAATTTCGCGCCAACACTCAAGCAATCAGTCTCTTATGGGTAAGGTAAATCCTTTCTGACATTTAAGTGGCAACCATTGGTTAAAATAgtgttctttctttcttcttttcagaGAAATATCAGGCTGCATATTCAATTGGAAAAGCCTAGTGACAAAAATCGTTTACCTGTAATAACTTATTCCAACTTGAATAAAGAAGCATGAAttcttcttctttagttttgTGCCAATATTAGCAAAAATTCTCGATATGAATTATGCCAGATTCAAGTTTGAACTGGTCTTAAATAGCTGCAGCAGATTCAATTGGAGAGAGGCCAAATCAGATGAATAAATTGTTGCCAATAACCAATCAATCGAGGTAGTAGTCTCGCATATATGAAAAATTCAGACTTTGAACTCCAAGTTATGGTTGTTTTATGTTTT contains:
- the LOC121995843 gene encoding pentatricopeptide repeat-containing protein At4g22760-like, whose protein sequence is MRWKANRQLPGRRCRCLSFSSSPSPSPSSSWTQAIRSAAALGRPRRALALYADMPRSGYCPDPFAAAVALKACARIASKLIAASIHCQLHKLGFHSHVYPQTALADFYSKFEGMEAARKLFDEIPVKNVVSWNSILSMYLRAGELELARRTFHEMPVRDVVSWNSIISGYAKAGDMDTAAELFDRMPERNSASWNGMISGYINRGDMGMAREFFDEMPIRNNVSWIAMISGYTKCGDVVSARNIFNQIEKKDLYIWNAMIACYAQNGCPTEAIQSFNRMRKLDSGVELDEMTFSSVISSCSQLGNLRFGLWIEQYMHLLGIELDDHLRTAFIDLYSKCGRLEKSFELFAELRKRDIVSYSAMIMGCGINGRSNDAVELFQRMLGEKILPNSVTFIGLLSAYNHAGLVEEGYRCFASMSKKYKIAPMVDHYAIIVDLLGRKGRLDEAYRLIRKMPMQPHVGIWGALLMASRLHGNIELGEIAARNCFKMEPKEIGYYILLARLYTEVGKISKAEKVRKMVEEKGLSKTPGCSWVE